From Pogona vitticeps strain Pit_001003342236 chromosome ZW-PAR, PviZW2.1, whole genome shotgun sequence, one genomic window encodes:
- the TMEM250 gene encoding transmembrane protein 250, whose product MPVIPIPRRVRSFHGPHTTCLHSACGPVRTTHLVRTKYNNFDIYLKSRWMYGFIRFLLYFSCSLFTSILWVALSALFCLQYFSIRVFLRFQYKLSIILLLLGRRRVDFSLMNELLIYGIHVTMLLVGGFGWCFMVFVDM is encoded by the coding sequence ATGCCTGTTATCCCCATCCCACGCCGGGTCCGTTCTTTCCACGGCCCCCACACCACCTGCCTGCACTCGGCGTGCGGACCCGTACGGACCACGCACCTGGTGCGCACCAAATACAACAACTTCGACATCTACCTGAAGTCCCGCTGGATGTACGGCTTCATCCGGTTCTTGCTGTACTtcagctgcagcctttttaccTCCATCCTGTGGGTGGCGCTCTCggccttgttctgcctccagTACTTCAGCATCCGCGTCTTCCTGCGCTTCCAGTACAAACTCTCCATCATCCTCCTCTTGCTGGGGCGAAGGCGGGTGGACTTTAGCCTCATGAACGAACTCCTCATCTACGGCATCCACGTCACCATGCTGCTGGTGGGCGGGTTCGGCTGGTGCTTCATGGTCTTTGTGGATATGTAA
- the NACC2 gene encoding nucleus accumbens-associated protein 2, whose product MSQMLHIEIPNFGNTVLGSLNEQRLLGLYCDVSIVVKGQAFKAHRAVLAASSLYFRDLFSGNSKSAFELPGSVPPACFQQILSFCYTGKLTMAASEQLVVMYTAGFLQIQHIVEKGTDLMFKVSSPHCDSQTAMIEDPNSEPQSPSNPLQPASVPYALSPSMPIPLLTRVKHENLELQPSKRSLEVSLRDSAGGSSSGMTPMKLSRVSYYGVPNLATLIPNIPQAQYAPGERTSPGASSLPTTDSPTSYHNEEDEEDDEAYDTMAEDQYGQMYIKSTGGYAGPPEKPEQGPLESRSCVLIRRDLVALPASLISQIGYRCHPKLYSEGDPGEKLELVAGSGVYITRGQLMNCHLCAGVKHKVLLRRLLATFFDRNTLANSCGTGIRSSTSDPSRKPLDSRVLNAVKLYCQNFAPSFKESEMNVIAADMCTNARRVRKRWLPKIKSMLPEGMEMYRSVMGSTPSGVPLDPEFQASAGQMFEQRIYAERRGEAGTIVALRTNPVSADQSNGASQLFEPSDGAEGGNSVIQESAGPEALASETPNTAEPFDQGSGSSSRPETPGRRPDGAYGGTL is encoded by the exons ATGTCACAGATGCTGCACATAGAAATCCCCAATTTTGGGAACACGGTCTTGGGCTCCCTGAACGAGCAGAGGCTTCTGGGACTCTACTGCGATGTCTCCATCGTGGTCAAAGGGCAGGCCTTCAAGGCCCACCGGGCCGTCCTGGCGGCCAGCAGCCTGTATTTTAGAGACCTGTTCAGTGGGAATAGCAAGAGCGCCTTTGAGCTGCCAGGATCCGTGCCCCCGGCTTGCTTCCAACAGATCCTCTCCTTTTGCTACACCGGGAAGCTGACCATGGCCGCCAGCGAGCAGCTGGTGGTGATGTATACAGCGGGTTTCCTCCAGATCCAGCACATCGTGGAGAAAGGGACGGACCTGATGTTCAAAGTGAGCTCCCCGCACTGTGACTCTCAGACGGCGATGATCGAAGACCCGAACTCAGAGCCCCAGAGCCCCAGCAACCCTCTGCAGCCGGCTTCGGTGCCCTACGCCCTGTCCCCGTCTATGCCCATCCCGCTTCTCACCCGGGTCAAACACGAGAACCTGGAACTCCAGCCCTCCAAGAGGTCCCTGGAGGTCAGCCTTCGGGACTCGGCCGGGGGGAGCTCATCGGGCATGACCCCTATGAAGCTGTCCCGGGTCTCCTACTACGGGGTGCCCAACCTCGCCACCCTCATCCCGAACATCCCGCAAGCTCAGTATGCCCCAGGGGAGCGGACGAGCCCTGGAGCCAGCAGCCTTCCCACCACCGACAGCCCTACATCCTACCACAACgaggaagatgaagaagatgatgaagcCTACGACACCATGGCGGAAGACCAGTACGGGCAGATGTACATCAAGTCGACCGGGGGCTATGCAG gGCCTCCCGAGAAGCCGGAGCAGGGCCCCTTGGAGAGCCGGTCCTGTGTCCTCATTCGCCGCGACCTGGTTGCCCTCCCGGCCAGTCTCATCAGCCAAATTGGATATCGGTGCCATCCAAAACTCTACTCAGAAGGAGATCCTGGAGAAAAACTTGAACTTGTTGCAG GCTCCGGTGTTTACATCACCCGAGGGCAGCTGATGAACTGTCATCTGTGTGCGGGTGTGAAGCATAAAGTCCTCCTCCGACGCCTCCTGGCAACCTTCTTTGACAG GAACACGTTGGCCAACAGCTGCGGGACGGGGATCCGGTCTTCGACCAGCGATCCGAGCCGAAAGCCGCTGGACAGCCGAGTCCTGAACGCTGTGAAAT TGTATTGTCAAAATTTTGCCCCGAGCTTCAAGGAAAGCGAGATGAACGTCATCGCGGCCGACATGTGCACGAACGCCCGCCGGGTCCGTAAGCGTTGGCTCCCAAAGATCAAGTCCATGCTGCCGGAAGGGATGGAGATGTATCGCTCCGTCATGGGCTCCACCCCCAGCGGCGTCCCCCTGGACCCCGAATTCCAGGCTTCCGCTGGTCAAATGTTTGAACAACGCATCTATGCAGAAAGGAGGGGCGAGGCTGGAACGATCGTGGCTCTCAGAACTAACCCCGTCTCTGCGGATCAAAGCAACGGAGCTAGCCAGTTGTTTGAGCCGAGCGACGGCGCCGAGGGAGGCAACTCCGTCATCCAGGAGTCGGCCGGCCCCGAAGCGTTGGCTTCCGAGACCCCGAACACCGCAGAGCCTTTCGATCAAGGGTCCGGTTCCAGCAGCCGGCCGGAAACGCCCGGCCGACGACCGGACGGCGCCTACGGAGGGACTTTATGA
- the UBAC1 gene encoding ubiquitin-associated domain-containing protein 1, whose translation MFVQEEKIFAAKVLRLRICALDGAEWLEEVPEDTAVERLKERCLKHCAPGSLEDPKCITHHKLIHAASEKVLTDTKTVSEENVQDRDVLVLVKKRAPPAPPKMSDVSAEEKRKQEQKAPDKEAILKATTSLPSHSVDRSVAHHNMRDFQTELRKILVSLIEVAQKLLALNPDAVELFKKANAMLDEDEDDRVDEIALRQLTEMGFPESRAVKALRLNHMSVTQAMEWLIEHADDPTVDAPLPGQFSAEDGAEAGASSVQPAAEAARPEAVKEETKDELTEIFKKIRRKREFRPDPRAVIALMEMGFDEREVVDALRVNNNQQNAACEWLLGDRKPTPEDLEKGIDPASPLFQAILENPVVQLGLTNPKTLLAFEDMLENPLNSTQWMNDPETGPVMLQISRIFQTLNRT comes from the exons ATGTTCGTGCAGGAGGAGAAGATCTTCGCGGCGAAGGTGCTGCGGCTCCGGATCTGCGCCCTGGACGGGGCCGAGTGGCTGGAAGAGGTCCCCGAGGACACGGCCGTCGAGCGCCTCAAGGAGCGCTGCCTCAAGCAC TGTGCGCCCGGGAGTTTGGAAGACCCCAAATGCATCACGCACCATAAATTGATCCACGCGGCTTCCGAGAAGGTCCTGACAGATACCAAAACGGTCTCGGAGGAGAATGTTCAAGACCGAG atGTTCTGGTGCTGGTGAAGAAAAGAGCGCCGCCCGCCCCTCCCAAAATGTCCGATGTTTCTGCCGAGGAGAAA CGGAAGCAGGAGCAGAAGGCGCCAGACAAAGAAGCCATCCTGAAAGCCACCACCAGTCTCCCGTCTCACAGCGTCGATCGCAGCGTGGCTCATCACAATATGAGAGAT TTCCAAACAGAACTTCGGAAGATTTTAGTGTCGCTCATAGAAGTTGCCCAGAAGCTGCTGGCACTGAACCCAGATGCAGTTGAACTGTTTAAGAAGGCAAATG CCATGCTGGACGAAGACGAGGATGACCGGGTGGATGAGATCGCCTTGCGGCAGCTGACAGAGATGGGATTTCCCGAGAGCCGCGCGGTCAAAGCCCTTCGCTTAAACCA CATGTCCGTGACTCAGGCCATGGAATGGCTGATTGAACATGCGGATGACCCCACCGTTGATGCCCCCCTGCCAGGTCAGTTCTCGGCAGAAGACGGCGCAGAAGCGGGAGCATCATCAGTCCAACCGGCGGCGGAGGCTGCTCGCCCGGAAGCCGTCAAAGAGGAGACCAAGGACGAACTGACGGAAATATTCAAAAAGATACGCAGGAAAAGAGAGTTTCGTCCCGATCCAAGG GCTGTCATCGCCTTGATGGAGATGGGCTTCGATGAACGAGAAGTTGTGGATGCCCTCAGGGTGAACAACAATCAACAGAACGCAGCG TGTGAATGGCTGCTAGGAGACCGGAAACCTACCCCAGAGGATTTAGAGAAGGGAATTGACCCCGCCAGCCCTCTCTTCCAAGCTATCCTAGAAAACCCCGTCGTACAGTTGGGACTCACCAATCCGAAAACGCTACTCG cctttgaagacatgTTGGAAAACCCTTTAAACAGCACCCAGTGGATGAACGATCCAGAAACCGGGCCCGTCATGTTACAAATCTCACGCATCTTCCAGACCTTGAACCGCACGTAG